In Hyphomicrobiales bacterium, a single window of DNA contains:
- a CDS encoding FAD-binding oxidoreductase yields the protein MATASALRPHHNTEGIETAIGILQQRFADRLSTGQAVREQHGHTTTWLATEAPDAVIFAESTEEVAEVVRVCADHQVPIIAFGTGTSLEGHVNAPAGGICIDMSRMNAIVEVHAEDLDCVVQAGVTRKQLNDYLRDTGLFFPIDPGADASLGGMAATRASGTNAVRYGTMKDNVLALTAVMPDGTVVHTGSRAKKSSAGYDLTRLLVGSEGTLGIITELTLRLSGIPEAVAGGVCPFPDIESACNAVILTIQTGLPVARIELLDELTVRACNAYSKLSLKESAMLFLEFHGTEASVAEQSARFAEIAEEYGGGPFEWATVAEDRTKLWSARHDAYWASIALRPGCKGVSTDVCVPISRLAECMAETKVDIAETGLLAPIVGHVGDGNFHVLLLVDPESADEIDKAEAFIERLNWRAIDMEGTCTGEHGVGQGKMKYLHREHGSGLDVMRAIKRGIDPQNIMNPGKILTL from the coding sequence ATGGCGACGGCTTCGGCCCTGCGACCCCATCACAACACCGAGGGCATTGAAACCGCAATCGGAATCCTGCAGCAGCGCTTCGCCGACAGGTTGTCGACGGGGCAGGCTGTGCGCGAGCAGCACGGTCATACGACGACCTGGCTGGCGACCGAGGCGCCCGATGCGGTGATTTTCGCCGAATCGACCGAAGAAGTCGCCGAGGTGGTGCGCGTCTGCGCCGACCATCAGGTGCCGATTATCGCGTTCGGCACGGGAACCTCGCTCGAAGGCCATGTGAACGCGCCGGCGGGCGGCATCTGCATCGATATGTCCCGCATGAACGCGATCGTCGAGGTGCATGCCGAGGATCTCGATTGCGTCGTGCAGGCGGGCGTCACTCGCAAGCAGCTCAACGACTATCTGCGCGACACCGGCCTGTTCTTCCCGATCGATCCGGGTGCCGACGCAAGTCTTGGCGGCATGGCGGCGACGCGCGCGTCGGGCACCAATGCGGTGCGCTACGGTACGATGAAGGACAACGTGCTGGCGCTGACGGCGGTGATGCCCGACGGCACGGTGGTGCATACCGGTTCGCGGGCGAAGAAGTCGTCGGCGGGCTACGACCTGACCCGGCTCCTGGTCGGCTCTGAAGGAACGCTCGGCATCATCACCGAACTGACGCTGCGGCTGTCGGGCATTCCCGAAGCCGTTGCCGGCGGCGTGTGCCCGTTCCCGGATATCGAATCGGCCTGCAACGCGGTCATCCTGACCATCCAGACGGGGCTGCCGGTTGCGCGGATCGAACTGCTCGACGAACTGACCGTGCGTGCCTGCAACGCCTATTCGAAGCTGTCGCTGAAGGAATCGGCGATGCTGTTCCTCGAGTTCCACGGCACCGAGGCGAGCGTTGCCGAACAATCTGCACGGTTTGCCGAGATCGCTGAGGAATATGGCGGCGGACCGTTCGAATGGGCGACGGTGGCGGAGGACCGCACCAAGCTGTGGTCGGCCCGGCACGATGCCTATTGGGCGTCGATTGCGTTGCGCCCAGGCTGCAAGGGCGTCTCCACCGACGTGTGCGTGCCGATTTCGCGGCTTGCCGAGTGCATGGCCGAAACCAAGGTCGATATCGCCGAGACCGGCCTTCTGGCACCGATCGTCGGCCATGTCGGCGATGGCAATTTCCATGTGCTCCTCTTGGTCGACCCGGAGAGCGCGGACGAGATCGACAAGGCGGAAGCGTTCATCGAGCGGCTCAACTGGCGGGCCATCGATATGGAAGGCACCTGCACCGGCGAACACGGCGTCGGCCAGGGCAAGATGAAATACCTCCACCGCGAGCACGGCAGCGGGCTCGACGTCATGCGGGCGATCAAGCGCG
- a CDS encoding thioesterase, translating to MTEPTAAPYRSEVMQVEDAWIDYNGHLNMAYYNVLFDRAVDQAFIDFGLGPDYVSERHASYFTVETHLCYLAELNRGDPVRVETRIMDFDDKRLHIYQELYHADGWLSATSEQIHLHVDMDAKRAAPWPDDIRARIEAAFAVHSQLERPERSGRSIGIVRKSA from the coding sequence ATGACCGAGCCGACAGCCGCGCCGTATCGCTCTGAGGTGATGCAGGTCGAGGATGCCTGGATCGACTATAACGGCCACCTCAACATGGCCTATTACAACGTGCTGTTCGACCGCGCCGTCGACCAGGCGTTCATCGATTTCGGCCTCGGCCCGGACTATGTCAGCGAGCGCCACGCCTCCTATTTCACTGTCGAAACCCATCTCTGCTATCTCGCCGAACTGAACCGCGGCGATCCGGTGCGCGTCGAAACGCGCATCATGGATTTCGACGACAAGCGGCTGCACATCTATCAGGAACTCTACCACGCAGACGGCTGGCTGTCGGCGACGTCGGAACAGATCCACCTGCATGTCGACATGGACGCCAAGCGCGCCGCCCCCTGGCCCGACGACATCCGCGCCCGCATTGAGGCGGCCTTCGCCGTCCATTCGCAGCTGGAACGCCCGGAACGCAGCGGCCGAAGCATCGGCATCGTGCGCAAATCCGCCTGA
- a CDS encoding flagellar biosynthesis protein FlgM codes for MRWRGRRQSSNVEDRRSIGGGTVRRAGGGSILFLIIAVVAGYFLGIDPRQLIGALDGGMPGQTTQQQTSRSSAADDEKKRFVSVVLAETEDVWKRVFKENGARYSEPTLVLFSGQVRSACGFASAASGPFYCPGDKKVYIDLAFYEELKRKFSAPGDFAQAYVIAHEIGHHVQNLTGVLPEFNRRRASLGKNEANALSVRVELQADCYAGVWAHYTNQKGLLESGDIEEALNAAHQIGDDAIQKRTQGYVVPDAFNHGSSAQRARWFRAGLKSGNVSDCDTFTPSSL; via the coding sequence ATGCGGTGGCGTGGAAGACGGCAAAGTTCCAATGTCGAGGATCGGCGAAGCATTGGCGGGGGCACGGTGCGCCGGGCCGGTGGCGGCAGCATTCTGTTCCTCATCATAGCGGTGGTCGCGGGCTATTTCCTCGGCATCGATCCGCGCCAGCTGATCGGGGCGCTGGACGGCGGCATGCCGGGTCAGACGACGCAGCAACAGACCTCGCGATCGTCGGCGGCTGACGACGAAAAGAAACGGTTCGTCTCCGTGGTGCTGGCGGAAACCGAGGATGTCTGGAAGCGGGTGTTCAAGGAGAATGGCGCGCGCTACAGCGAACCGACGCTGGTGCTGTTTTCCGGTCAGGTGCGCTCCGCCTGCGGCTTCGCGAGCGCCGCTTCGGGGCCGTTCTACTGTCCGGGCGACAAGAAGGTCTATATCGACCTCGCCTTCTACGAAGAGCTGAAGCGCAAATTCTCTGCGCCCGGCGATTTCGCGCAGGCCTATGTGATCGCGCATGAAATCGGCCATCACGTGCAGAACCTCACCGGCGTTCTGCCCGAGTTCAACCGGCGCCGCGCGTCGCTCGGCAAGAACGAGGCGAACGCCCTTTCGGTGCGGGTCGAGCTGCAGGCCGACTGCTATGCCGGGGTGTGGGCGCACTACACCAATCAGAAGGGCCTTCTGGAGAGCGGCGACATCGAGGAGGCGCTGAACGCGGCGCACCAGATCGGCGATGACGCGATCCAGAAACGGACTCAGGGGTACGTCGTTCCCGATGCCTTCAACCATGGCAGCAGTGCGCAGCGCGCGCGATGGTTCCGTGCCGGGTTGAAGAGCGGCAATGTGAGCGATTGCGACACGTTCACACCGTCTTCGTTGTAG
- a CDS encoding chloride channel protein: MLFRTTIKRLPTILWSWVEPNLRLFLTTRQPALWLLAILVGSAIAGAAILFRLAIGLFQLPWLGTMAETVVTSSAGLHWLIVLLSPAVGGLLVGLYLTYVQPNKRSGGVADVIEARARGGRGLKLGTGLGSALVTAISLGSGASAGREGPVVHLGATLSTVICEFFRLPDNARRILLACGVASAVSASFNAPIAGALFAHEVILGHYAMSAFVPIVIASAAGTLFSRLWFGDVAAFAIPNYQITSYLEIPAFALLGLTCAAVAVLFQFALIGADWFARNISMPLWLRPVIGGLIVGAIGLVFPHVLGVGYEATDQALKHELSITLMLSLLVAKTVATAITLASRFGGGIFSPSLYLGAMTGGAFGLIAASAFPELASSEGLYAILGMGAVAASTLGAPISTVMIVFELTGGYALSIALLLTVSMSVGLTQAVHGRSFFHWQLETRGIVLGDGPHQWLVREVKVAEFMTKPGEDDEPEQLDPEAETPHLTKDDTLEKALRLFDDTGASSLPVVAGPGDTAIIGRAQHVHALRYFNSALIEANVEEHR, encoded by the coding sequence ATGCTGTTCCGCACCACCATAAAGCGCCTGCCGACGATCCTGTGGAGCTGGGTCGAACCCAACCTGCGGCTGTTCCTCACCACGCGTCAACCCGCGTTGTGGCTGCTCGCCATTCTCGTCGGCTCGGCGATCGCCGGCGCCGCGATCCTGTTCCGCCTCGCCATCGGCCTGTTCCAGCTGCCCTGGCTCGGCACCATGGCCGAGACCGTGGTCACCTCATCCGCCGGACTGCATTGGCTGATCGTCCTGCTCTCGCCGGCCGTCGGCGGCCTCCTCGTCGGGCTCTATCTGACCTATGTGCAGCCGAACAAGAGAAGCGGCGGCGTCGCCGACGTCATCGAAGCACGCGCCCGCGGCGGACGCGGCCTGAAACTCGGCACCGGCCTCGGCTCGGCGCTTGTCACTGCCATCTCACTCGGCTCGGGCGCCAGCGCTGGCCGTGAAGGCCCGGTCGTGCATCTCGGCGCGACCCTGTCGACGGTGATCTGCGAATTCTTCCGCCTGCCCGACAATGCGCGGCGTATCTTGCTGGCCTGCGGCGTCGCCAGCGCCGTTTCCGCCTCGTTCAACGCACCGATCGCCGGCGCGCTGTTTGCGCATGAAGTCATCCTCGGCCATTACGCCATGTCGGCCTTCGTGCCGATCGTCATTGCCTCGGCCGCCGGCACCCTGTTCAGCCGCCTGTGGTTCGGCGACGTCGCCGCCTTCGCCATCCCGAACTACCAGATCACCTCCTATCTGGAGATCCCGGCCTTCGCGCTGCTCGGCCTGACCTGCGCGGCCGTCGCCGTCCTGTTCCAGTTCGCGCTCATCGGCGCCGACTGGTTCGCCCGCAACATCTCCATGCCGCTGTGGCTGCGCCCGGTGATCGGCGGCCTCATCGTCGGTGCCATCGGCCTCGTCTTCCCGCATGTGCTCGGCGTCGGCTATGAGGCAACCGACCAGGCGCTAAAGCACGAATTATCGATCACGCTGATGCTGTCGCTCTTGGTCGCCAAGACCGTGGCCACCGCGATCACGCTCGCATCGCGTTTCGGCGGCGGCATTTTCTCGCCATCGCTCTATCTCGGCGCCATGACCGGCGGGGCCTTCGGGCTGATCGCCGCCTCCGCCTTCCCCGAACTCGCTTCCAGCGAAGGGCTCTACGCCATCCTCGGCATGGGCGCGGTCGCCGCCTCGACGCTCGGCGCACCGATTTCCACCGTAATGATCGTCTTCGAGCTGACCGGCGGCTATGCGCTCTCCATCGCCCTGCTCTTGACCGTATCGATGTCAGTCGGCCTGACCCAGGCCGTGCACGGTCGGTCCTTCTTCCACTGGCAGCTCGAAACCCGCGGTATCGTGCTCGGCGACGGCCCGCACCAATGGCTGGTACGCGAGGTCAAGGTTGCGGAGTTCATGACCAAACCCGGCGAGGACGACGAGCCCGAACAACTCGATCCGGAAGCCGAGACGCCGCATCTCACCAAAGACGATACGTTGGAAAAGGCGCTCCGCCTGTTCGACGACACCGGCGCCTCATCGCTGCCCGTGGTCGCCGGGCCCGGCGACACGGCCATCATCGGCCGCGCCCAGCACGTCCACGCACTGCGCTATTTCAACTCCGCGCTGATCGAGGCCAATGTCGAGGAGCACCGCTAA
- a CDS encoding sodium:proton exchanger has protein sequence MEHHIVIVALVGILGIGAQWLAWRFRLPAIVLLLAAGVIAGPLTGLVDPARDFGDWLGPMVSVAVAIILFEGGLTLNFAGLRDASRAVWQLVIIGAPLTFFGATAAGYYLAGLSIQTALVFGGILVVTGPTVIMPLLRQAKLEARPAALLRWEAIVADPIGALIAVCAYEAVTLAQHGDEPEVLALRVAGALVLGIGGGYLLGKAVEKLFINGHVPDFLKIPVILVVVLAGFEATNLVLKEGGLVTVTVLGMTLGNSRLGGLTELRRFKEMMTVLLVSGVFVILTATLDAEALASLDYRAFLFLAAILFVVRPAVVWISTLGSGLSVRERGLAGWIAPRGVVAVAVSGLFATELARAGIEDGTRLVPLAFLVVFATVVLHGFSIGPLARFLGLASQGPSGILIVGGNPFTVALGEKLKALELPVLIADRNWNHLKAVRQAHIPFFYGEVLSEVAEHHVEFNQFGYLIAATDNDAYNALVCTDFGPEIGRANVFQLARVASEEKERHTLSFTLGGRVLFTGGGSYTEMADRIRAGWTFQITGLSEDYDFATYLAERSEDHRVLLVKRASGRLAFASKGNDIEAGPGDTVLGFGPKPPAREDGAREKPETAPHPDEV, from the coding sequence GTGGAGCATCATATCGTCATCGTCGCGCTGGTCGGCATTCTCGGTATCGGCGCGCAATGGCTTGCGTGGCGTTTCCGGCTGCCGGCGATCGTTCTTCTGCTTGCTGCCGGCGTCATTGCCGGGCCGTTGACGGGCTTGGTCGATCCGGCGCGGGATTTCGGCGACTGGCTTGGGCCAATGGTGTCGGTCGCAGTCGCCATCATCCTTTTCGAAGGCGGGCTGACGCTCAACTTCGCAGGTCTGCGAGACGCCTCGCGGGCGGTCTGGCAGCTCGTCATCATCGGCGCGCCGCTGACATTCTTCGGGGCGACGGCGGCCGGCTACTATCTGGCCGGGCTGTCGATCCAAACGGCGCTGGTGTTTGGCGGCATCCTCGTCGTCACCGGGCCGACGGTGATCATGCCGCTCTTGAGGCAGGCCAAGCTCGAGGCGCGGCCGGCGGCCTTGTTGCGCTGGGAGGCGATTGTCGCCGACCCGATCGGCGCGCTTATTGCGGTTTGCGCCTATGAGGCGGTAACGCTTGCCCAGCATGGCGACGAGCCGGAAGTGCTGGCGTTGCGCGTTGCCGGCGCGCTGGTGCTCGGCATCGGCGGCGGTTATCTGCTCGGCAAGGCGGTCGAAAAGCTTTTCATCAACGGCCATGTGCCCGATTTCCTCAAGATCCCGGTGATCCTGGTGGTCGTGCTCGCCGGCTTCGAGGCGACCAATCTGGTGCTGAAGGAGGGTGGCCTCGTCACCGTGACCGTGCTCGGCATGACGCTCGGCAATTCGCGCCTCGGCGGATTGACGGAGCTGCGCCGCTTCAAAGAGATGATGACGGTGCTGCTGGTATCCGGCGTGTTCGTCATCCTGACCGCGACGCTAGACGCGGAGGCGCTGGCGAGCCTCGACTATCGTGCGTTCCTGTTCCTCGCGGCGATCCTCTTTGTCGTGCGCCCGGCGGTTGTGTGGATATCGACGCTCGGCAGTGGGCTGAGTGTCCGGGAACGCGGACTTGCCGGCTGGATCGCGCCGCGCGGCGTGGTTGCCGTTGCCGTGTCCGGCCTGTTCGCGACAGAGCTTGCTAGGGCGGGCATCGAGGATGGGACACGGTTGGTGCCGCTCGCCTTCCTCGTCGTGTTCGCCACTGTGGTGCTGCACGGCTTTTCCATCGGCCCGCTTGCGCGCTTCCTCGGGCTTGCCTCGCAGGGACCGTCCGGCATCCTCATTGTCGGCGGCAATCCGTTCACCGTGGCGCTTGGCGAGAAGCTGAAGGCGCTCGAATTGCCGGTACTGATCGCCGATCGCAACTGGAACCATCTCAAGGCGGTGCGGCAGGCGCATATTCCCTTTTTCTATGGCGAGGTGCTGTCGGAGGTCGCGGAACACCACGTCGAGTTCAACCAGTTCGGCTATCTGATCGCGGCGACCGACAACGACGCCTACAACGCGTTGGTCTGCACCGATTTCGGGCCGGAGATCGGCCGTGCCAATGTTTTCCAGCTCGCCCGCGTGGCGTCGGAGGAAAAGGAGCGGCACACGCTTTCCTTCACGCTCGGCGGGCGGGTGCTGTTCACCGGTGGTGGCAGTTACACGGAGATGGCCGACCGCATCCGGGCTGGCTGGACGTTCCAGATCACAGGGCTCAGCGAAGACTATGATTTCGCCACCTATCTGGCCGAGCGTTCCGAGGACCATCGGGTGCTGCTGGTGAAACGAGCAAGCGGCAGGCTCGCCTTTGCCTCGAAGGGCAATGACATCGAGGCCGGACCCGGCGACACGGTGCTCGGCTTCGGGCCAAAGCCGCCGGCGCGCGAGGACGGGGCCCGGGAGAAGCCGGAAACGGCGCCGCATCCCGACGAGGTCTGA
- a CDS encoding X-Pro aminopeptidase — MYQSFDETNDPSVGSERVARLRDALAARGLDGFLVPRADEHQGEYVPASAERLRYLTGFSGSAGMAVVLGDEAAVFVDGRYTLQVREQVDVSVFTPQHLIETPPRAWLADRLKPGMRLGYDPMLHTIAEVRRLDAACNKAGATLVAAPDNPLDAIWNDQPAPPMGAVVVHPVEFAGEEASAKIARVGEAIAKAGADATVLTQPDSIAWLFNIRGSDVPHTPLPLSFAIVPCGEKPTLFIASGKLSDEVRAHLEALADVAEPDALFPALNALGTGKTKVLLDADWTAAAIAQRIEDAGGTVVEGRDPVTLPKAIKNETEQEGSRAAHRRDAVAMVQFLAWLDDEAPKGGLDEISAAEKLESFRAATGLLKDLSFDTISAAGPHAAIPHYRVSRSSALPLKTGEIYLVDSGGQYQDGTTDITRTVIVGEASAEMKRHFTLVLKGHIAIDRARFPKGASGAQLDVLARLPLWQAGCDFDHGTGHGVGSYLSVHEGPQRISKLGTTPLEPGMILSNEPGYYQSGAFGIRIENLVVVTAPSAIKGGDREMLGFEALTLVPIDKRLIDVVLLDVTETAWLDAYHARVWDEIGPMVDDEARVWLRAATAPLG, encoded by the coding sequence ATGTATCAAAGCTTCGACGAAACCAATGATCCTTCTGTCGGTTCCGAACGGGTGGCACGGCTGCGCGATGCGCTGGCCGCCCGCGGGCTCGACGGTTTTCTCGTGCCGCGCGCTGATGAGCATCAGGGCGAATATGTGCCGGCCTCGGCCGAGCGGCTGCGCTATCTGACCGGCTTTTCCGGGTCGGCCGGCATGGCGGTCGTGCTTGGCGACGAGGCGGCGGTCTTCGTCGACGGGCGCTATACGCTGCAGGTGCGCGAGCAGGTCGACGTATCGGTTTTCACGCCGCAGCACCTCATCGAGACGCCGCCGCGCGCGTGGCTGGCCGACCGGCTGAAGCCCGGCATGCGGCTCGGTTATGACCCGATGCTGCACACGATTGCCGAGGTGCGCCGGCTCGATGCGGCCTGCAACAAGGCGGGCGCGACGCTGGTGGCCGCGCCGGACAATCCGCTCGATGCGATCTGGAATGATCAGCCGGCACCGCCGATGGGCGCAGTGGTCGTGCATCCGGTCGAATTCGCCGGCGAGGAGGCCTCAGCAAAGATCGCGCGGGTCGGCGAGGCGATTGCCAAGGCCGGCGCCGACGCGACCGTGCTGACCCAGCCCGATTCGATTGCCTGGCTGTTCAATATTCGCGGCAGCGACGTGCCGCATACGCCGCTGCCGCTGTCGTTCGCGATCGTGCCCTGCGGCGAGAAGCCGACACTGTTCATCGCCTCGGGCAAGTTGTCGGACGAGGTGCGCGCGCATCTCGAAGCGCTCGCCGATGTCGCCGAGCCGGATGCTCTCTTCCCCGCGCTGAACGCGCTCGGCACCGGCAAGACCAAGGTCCTCCTCGATGCGGACTGGACGGCGGCGGCGATTGCCCAGCGGATCGAGGATGCCGGTGGCACAGTCGTCGAAGGGCGCGACCCGGTGACCCTGCCGAAGGCGATCAAGAATGAGACCGAGCAGGAGGGTAGCCGCGCCGCGCACCGCCGCGATGCGGTGGCGATGGTGCAGTTCCTCGCCTGGCTCGATGATGAGGCGCCGAAGGGCGGGCTCGACGAGATCTCGGCGGCGGAGAAGCTTGAATCCTTCCGCGCCGCGACGGGGCTTTTGAAAGACCTGTCCTTCGATACGATCTCGGCGGCCGGACCCCATGCGGCGATCCCGCATTATCGCGTCAGCCGCTCAAGCGCGTTGCCGTTGAAGACGGGCGAGATCTACCTGGTCGATTCCGGCGGCCAGTATCAGGACGGCACCACCGACATCACCCGCACCGTCATCGTCGGCGAGGCAAGTGCGGAGATGAAGCGGCATTTCACGCTGGTTCTGAAAGGCCATATCGCGATTGACCGGGCGCGCTTTCCCAAAGGCGCCTCGGGCGCGCAGCTCGACGTGCTGGCGCGGTTGCCGCTGTGGCAGGCGGGCTGCGATTTCGATCACGGCACCGGCCACGGTGTCGGCTCGTATCTCTCGGTGCATGAGGGGCCGCAGCGCATCTCCAAGCTCGGCACGACGCCGCTCGAGCCGGGCATGATCCTGTCGAACGAGCCGGGCTATTACCAGTCGGGTGCCTTCGGCATCCGCATCGAGAACCTCGTCGTCGTCACCGCGCCGTCCGCAATCAAGGGCGGCGACCGGGAGATGCTCGGCTTCGAGGCGTTGACGCTGGTGCCGATCGACAAGCGGCTGATCGATGTCGTGCTGCTCGATGTGACCGAGACCGCGTGGCTTGATGCCTACCACGCACGGGTGTGGGACGAGATCGGGCCGATGGTCGACGATGAGGCGCGGGTATGGCTTCGCGCCGCGACGGCGCCGCTCGGCTGA
- a CDS encoding 50S ribosomal protein L11 methyltransferase, with the protein MFQATAYGDETATRMLGAYFLENEETGALSSAANELPDGSWNVELLFDEEPNAAMLAGVAETVLGHPIDFEVAPLPDLDWVAKSLEGLAPVHAGRFVVHGSHDREHVPANAIGLEIEAAQAFGTGHHATTWGCLLMIDRLFRRRTPVSMLDLGCGTGVLAIGAAKLMRRPVLATDIDPLAVRITRENAQANGVGAFVEAVTATGFGHPRFAERMPFDFVVANILARPLMALAPVMARHLAVGADVVLSGLRVEDVARVRAAYVGQGLAYVSRLERDGWATLHLRCG; encoded by the coding sequence ATGTTCCAGGCCACCGCCTATGGCGACGAAACCGCCACCCGCATGCTCGGTGCGTACTTCCTTGAAAACGAGGAGACGGGTGCGCTGTCCTCGGCGGCCAATGAGTTGCCGGACGGCAGCTGGAATGTGGAACTCCTGTTCGACGAAGAGCCGAACGCGGCGATGCTTGCCGGCGTGGCCGAGACGGTGCTTGGCCATCCGATCGACTTTGAGGTCGCGCCGCTGCCGGATCTCGACTGGGTCGCCAAGAGTCTTGAAGGCCTCGCGCCGGTTCATGCCGGACGTTTCGTGGTGCATGGCAGCCACGACCGGGAACACGTGCCGGCCAATGCGATCGGGCTTGAGATCGAGGCCGCGCAGGCGTTCGGAACCGGCCACCACGCAACGACCTGGGGCTGCCTGCTGATGATCGACCGGCTGTTCCGCCGTCGCACGCCGGTGTCGATGCTCGATCTCGGCTGCGGTACGGGCGTCCTTGCGATTGGCGCGGCAAAGCTGATGCGGCGCCCGGTGCTGGCGACCGATATCGACCCGCTTGCGGTGCGTATCACGCGCGAGAACGCACAGGCGAACGGCGTTGGGGCCTTCGTCGAGGCGGTGACGGCGACTGGGTTCGGTCACCCCCGTTTCGCCGAGCGCATGCCGTTCGATTTCGTCGTGGCGAACATTCTCGCCCGGCCGTTGATGGCGCTCGCGCCGGTGATGGCGCGGCATCTCGCGGTCGGCGCGGATGTGGTGCTGTCGGGATTGCGGGTTGAAGACGTCGCGCGGGTGCGTGCGGCCTATGTCGGTCAGGGGCTCGCCTATGTGTCGCGGCTGGAGCGCGACGGCTGGGCGACGTTGCACCTTCGCTGCGGCTGA
- a CDS encoding cold-shock protein, with protein MNTGTVKWFNAQKGFGFIQPADGGQDVFVHISAVERAGLNGLNDGQAISYELITDRKTGRTSAGNLQLG; from the coding sequence ATGAATACTGGAACCGTTAAGTGGTTCAACGCCCAAAAGGGCTTTGGCTTCATTCAACCGGCCGACGGCGGCCAAGATGTGTTCGTTCACATCTCGGCGGTCGAGCGTGCGGGCCTCAACGGCCTGAACGACGGCCAGGCGATTTCCTACGAGCTGATCACCGACCGCAAGACCGGTCGTACCTCGGCTGGAAATCTCCAGCTCGGCTAA